One Oryza glaberrima chromosome 10, OglaRS2, whole genome shotgun sequence DNA segment encodes these proteins:
- the LOC127752529 gene encoding ADP-ribosylation factor isoform X2, producing MGQAFRKLFDAFFGNKEMRVVMLGLDAAGKTTILYKLHIGEVLSTVPTIGFNVEKVQYKNVVFTVWDVGGQEKLRPLWRHYFNNTDALIYVVDSLDRERIGRARAEFQAIINDPFMLNSVLLVFANKQDMCRGAR from the exons ATGGGGCAGGCCTTCCGCAAGCTCTTCGACGCCTTCTTCGGCAACAAGGAGATGCGG GTGGTGATGCTTGGGCTAGATGCCGCGGGGAAGACCACCATACTCTATAAGCTGCACATCGGCGAAGTTCTCTCCACCGTCCCCACTATAG GCTTCAACGTGGAGAAAGTTCAATACAAGAATGTGGTGTTCACTGTGTGGGATGTTGGTGGCCAGGAAAAATTGAGGCCCTTATGGAGGCACTACTTCAACAACACCGATGCTCTG ATCTACGTAGTTGATTCCCTGGATAGAGAGAGGATTGGGAGAGCCAGAGCTGAATTTCAG GCCATTATTAATGACCCTTTTATGCTTAATAGTGTTCTATTGGTGTTTGCTAACAAGCAAGACATG TGTAGAGGGGCGCGATGA
- the LOC127752529 gene encoding ADP-ribosylation factor isoform X1, translated as MGQAFRKLFDAFFGNKEMRVVMLGLDAAGKTTILYKLHIGEVLSTVPTIGFNVEKVQYKNVVFTVWDVGGQEKLRPLWRHYFNNTDALIYVVDSLDRERIGRARAEFQAIINDPFMLNSVLLVFANKQDMRGAMTPMEVCEGLGLYDLTNRIWHIQGTCALKGDGLYEGLDWLATTLDEMRASGRITSTSSS; from the exons ATGGGGCAGGCCTTCCGCAAGCTCTTCGACGCCTTCTTCGGCAACAAGGAGATGCGG GTGGTGATGCTTGGGCTAGATGCCGCGGGGAAGACCACCATACTCTATAAGCTGCACATCGGCGAAGTTCTCTCCACCGTCCCCACTATAG GCTTCAACGTGGAGAAAGTTCAATACAAGAATGTGGTGTTCACTGTGTGGGATGTTGGTGGCCAGGAAAAATTGAGGCCCTTATGGAGGCACTACTTCAACAACACCGATGCTCTG ATCTACGTAGTTGATTCCCTGGATAGAGAGAGGATTGGGAGAGCCAGAGCTGAATTTCAG GCCATTATTAATGACCCTTTTATGCTTAATAGTGTTCTATTGGTGTTTGCTAACAAGCAAGACATG AGGGGCGCGATGACTCCGATGGAAGTATGCGAGGGCCTTGGTCTATATGACCTGACCAACCGTATATGGCATATCCAAGGAACCTGTGCTCTCAAAGGCGATGGCCTCTATGAAGGATTGGACTGGTTAGCAACAACTCTGGATGAGATGCGAGCTTCAGGGCGGATAACTTCAACATCATCGTCATGA